From Afipia carboxidovorans OM5, one genomic window encodes:
- the trxB gene encoding thioredoxin-disulfide reductase has protein sequence MAGPISAKVVIIGSGPAGYTAAIYAARAMLEPVLIQGIQPGGQLTITTDVENFPGFAETIQGPWLMTEMEKQAIHVGTKIVTDHVNKLELAQSPFRITCDSGDVYLADAVIIATGAQARWLGLPSEDKFKGFGVSACATCDGFFYRNKDVFVVGGGNTAVEEALYLTNHASSVTLVHRRDSLRAERILQERLFKHPKIKVVWDSEIAEIVGSQDPSKVTHVRLRNLKTGAITERTTDGVFIAIGHAPATELVQGQLALTPSGYIEIAPHSTATSVPGVFAAGDVADEHYRQAVTAAGMGCMAALETERFLAARASERAAAE, from the coding sequence ATGGCCGGCCCCATTTCCGCAAAAGTCGTCATCATCGGTTCCGGCCCTGCTGGCTATACCGCTGCCATTTATGCTGCACGTGCGATGCTCGAGCCTGTGCTGATCCAGGGCATCCAGCCCGGCGGCCAGCTCACCATCACCACCGACGTCGAGAACTTCCCCGGCTTCGCCGAGACCATTCAGGGTCCGTGGCTGATGACCGAGATGGAGAAGCAGGCGATCCATGTCGGCACCAAGATCGTCACCGACCATGTCAACAAGCTCGAGCTTGCGCAGTCGCCGTTCCGCATCACCTGCGATTCCGGCGACGTCTATCTTGCAGACGCGGTGATCATCGCAACCGGCGCGCAGGCACGCTGGCTCGGCCTGCCCTCGGAAGACAAGTTCAAGGGCTTTGGCGTTTCGGCCTGCGCCACCTGCGACGGCTTCTTCTATCGCAACAAGGACGTGTTCGTGGTCGGCGGCGGCAACACTGCGGTCGAGGAAGCGCTCTACCTCACCAATCACGCTTCATCGGTGACGCTCGTCCACCGCCGCGACAGCCTGCGCGCCGAGCGCATCCTGCAGGAGCGGCTGTTCAAGCATCCGAAAATCAAGGTGGTATGGGACAGCGAGATCGCCGAGATCGTCGGCTCGCAGGATCCCTCAAAGGTCACGCATGTGCGCCTGCGCAATCTCAAGACCGGTGCGATCACCGAGCGCACCACCGACGGCGTCTTCATCGCGATCGGCCATGCGCCTGCAACCGAACTCGTGCAGGGCCAGCTCGCGCTGACGCCCTCCGGCTATATCGAAATTGCCCCGCACTCCACCGCCACCTCCGTGCCCGGCGTGTTCGCTGCCGGTGACGTCGCCGACGAGCACTATCGCCAGGCGGTGACGGCGGCAGGCATGGGCTGCATGGCCGCCCTCGAAACCGAACGCTTCCTCGCCGCCCGTGCGAGCGAACGCGCCGCAGCGGAGTAA
- a CDS encoding LysR family transcriptional regulator: protein MARSHDGLTDMDWDKLKVFHAAAEAGSFTHAGEQLGLSQSAVSRQVSALEQELSVSLFHRHARGLILTEQGDLLFRTAHDVFMQLQAARAKLTDSRERPSGELKVTTSPGLGINWLVPRLTEFTSLYPEIRLSLTLTDEELDLSMREADVALRTRKPTQPDLIQRKLFSIGFHAYCSPDYAKKFGTPRTLEDLDNHRLIVLNAQILPPHLQNRNWLIEAGRNGSGPREPFFKVNNVLGLVRACQQGIGIAALPDYLVDETNRLVQLFGEDDSIQLDAYFVYPEELKAVARVQVFRDFIVSKAQRWPS from the coding sequence ATGGCCCGATCTCACGACGGATTGACCGACATGGACTGGGACAAGCTGAAGGTGTTCCACGCCGCGGCAGAAGCCGGGAGCTTCACCCACGCCGGCGAGCAGCTTGGGCTGTCGCAATCTGCCGTCTCGCGGCAGGTCAGCGCGCTGGAGCAGGAGCTCTCGGTGTCGCTGTTTCATCGCCACGCCCGCGGTCTCATTCTCACCGAACAGGGCGACCTGTTGTTCCGCACGGCGCATGACGTCTTCATGCAGTTGCAGGCGGCGCGCGCCAAGCTCACCGACAGCCGCGAGCGGCCGAGCGGCGAACTCAAGGTCACGACCTCGCCCGGCCTCGGCATCAACTGGCTGGTGCCGCGGCTGACCGAATTCACCTCGCTCTATCCGGAAATCCGGCTCTCGCTGACGCTGACCGACGAGGAACTCGATCTGTCGATGCGTGAGGCGGACGTCGCGCTGCGCACCCGCAAGCCGACGCAGCCGGATTTGATCCAGCGCAAACTTTTCTCGATCGGCTTCCACGCCTACTGCTCGCCGGACTACGCCAAGAAGTTCGGCACGCCGCGCACGCTGGAGGATCTCGACAATCATCGTCTGATCGTTCTCAACGCCCAGATCCTGCCGCCGCATCTGCAGAACCGAAACTGGCTGATCGAGGCCGGCCGCAACGGCTCCGGCCCGCGCGAACCATTCTTCAAGGTGAATAACGTGCTCGGGCTGGTGCGCGCGTGCCAGCAGGGCATCGGTATCGCGGCGCTGCCGGATTATCTCGTGGACGAGACGAATCGCCTTGTTCAACTTTTCGGCGAAGACGATTCAATTCAGCTCGATGCCTACTTCGTCTATCCCGAAGAATTGAAAGCTGTCGCGCGCGTGCAGGTGTTCCGCGATTTTATCGTGAGCAAAGCGCAACGCTGGCCCTCGTAA